In one window of Acidimicrobiales bacterium DNA:
- a CDS encoding histidine kinase, producing the protein MSTAASNPAGFPRWTARHAPGLLVALHLPFVVAPPVYTIARHESLGLGGSTLIALAAVALGGLQLRHSLAAARGERPPVWAATLLAVALLAYVPSWWFSWDWADTQWFVLASAAMLLRGRLAVAVVAGVVLGNLVLFARSFWVAGASEGETVFWTLYWLAIVVMGAVALYGSARLVRVVEELYAARLELAEMAVGRERLRVSRDLHDLLGQSLSAVSLKGDLALRLLPSDTEAARAEIVGLTEVARDALRGVRAVTHDRHEVSLRREIDAATALLAAAGVDTRIRLDLPEPEPGPDAAVGDVLGWAVREGTTNLLRHSEAQACWLSAERRDGVVRLEIVNDGVRGPAGGGPGSGLAGLAERARALSGTVTGARLPDGRFRLVVEIPEAAEEHA; encoded by the coding sequence ATGAGCACCGCCGCCAGCAACCCGGCGGGGTTCCCGCGATGGACGGCGCGGCACGCGCCCGGGCTCCTGGTGGCCCTCCACCTGCCGTTCGTCGTCGCCCCGCCCGTCTACACGATCGCCCGCCACGAGAGCCTGGGGCTCGGCGGGAGCACGCTGATCGCCCTGGCCGCCGTGGCCCTGGGCGGGCTCCAGCTCCGGCACAGCCTGGCGGCAGCCCGCGGCGAGCGACCTCCCGTCTGGGCGGCGACGCTCCTGGCCGTGGCCCTGCTCGCCTACGTCCCGTCGTGGTGGTTCAGCTGGGACTGGGCCGACACCCAGTGGTTCGTGCTTGCGTCGGCCGCCATGCTGCTGCGCGGCCGGCTCGCCGTCGCCGTGGTAGCGGGCGTCGTGCTGGGCAACCTCGTCCTGTTCGCCCGGAGCTTCTGGGTGGCCGGCGCCTCGGAGGGCGAGACCGTCTTCTGGACGCTGTACTGGCTGGCCATCGTGGTGATGGGCGCGGTGGCGCTCTACGGGTCGGCGCGGCTGGTCCGGGTGGTGGAGGAGCTGTACGCCGCCCGTCTGGAGCTGGCGGAGATGGCGGTGGGTCGGGAGCGGCTGCGGGTGTCCCGCGACCTCCACGACCTGCTGGGCCAGAGCCTGTCGGCCGTGTCGCTCAAGGGCGACCTGGCCCTGCGGCTGCTGCCGTCGGACACCGAGGCTGCCCGGGCCGAGATCGTCGGCCTGACCGAGGTGGCCCGCGACGCGCTGCGGGGCGTGCGGGCCGTGACCCACGACCGGCACGAGGTGTCGCTGCGCCGCGAGATCGACGCGGCCACCGCGCTGCTGGCCGCGGCGGGCGTCGACACCCGGATCCGTCTCGATCTCCCCGAACCCGAACCCGGGCCTGACGCCGCGGTGGGCGACGTCCTCGGCTGGGCCGTGCGGGAGGGAACCACCAACCTGCTGCGGCACAGCGAGGCGCAGGCCTGCTGGCTGTCGGCGGAGCGCCGCGACGGGGTGGTGCGGCTGGAGATCGTCAACGACGGGGTCCGGGGACCGGCGGGCGGCGGGCCGGGCAGCGGTCTCGCCGGGCTGGCCGAACGCGCCCGGGCACTGTCGGGAACGGTGACCGGGGCACGCCTGCCGGACGGCCGGTTCCGGCTCGTCGTCGAGATCCCCGAGGCAGCAGAGGAGCACGCATGA
- a CDS encoding response regulator transcription factor, with protein sequence MIRVLIAEDMHLIRGALVALLSLEDDMEVVAELDRGDEIVATALRTRPDVAVLDIDLPGLDGLSAAEQLHEQLPECRALVLTGLGQPGNLLRALKVHVRGFIVKDAPADTLADGIRRVAAGERVIDPDLVAAALETGSTPLTARETDVLRAAGDGITTEQIAARLALSPATVRNYLSNAITKVGARNRIDAIRIAHDAGWL encoded by the coding sequence ATGATCCGGGTCCTGATCGCCGAGGACATGCACCTCATCCGGGGTGCGCTGGTGGCGTTGCTCTCGCTCGAGGACGACATGGAGGTGGTCGCCGAGCTGGACCGGGGCGACGAGATCGTGGCCACGGCACTGCGCACCCGGCCCGACGTGGCCGTCCTCGACATCGACCTGCCGGGGCTCGACGGGCTGAGCGCCGCCGAGCAGCTCCACGAGCAGCTGCCCGAGTGCCGGGCCCTGGTGCTCACCGGGCTCGGCCAGCCGGGCAACCTGCTGCGGGCGCTGAAGGTGCACGTCCGGGGGTTCATCGTGAAGGACGCCCCGGCCGACACCCTGGCCGACGGGATCCGCCGGGTCGCTGCCGGCGAGCGGGTCATCGACCCGGACCTGGTGGCCGCGGCGCTGGAGACCGGGAGCACCCCGCTCACGGCCCGGGAGACCGACGTGCTGCGGGCGGCCGGCGACGGCATCACCACCGAGCAGATCGCCGCCCGGCTGGCCCTGTCGCCGGCCACCGTCCGCAACTACCTGTCCAACGCCATCACCAAGGTGGGCGCCCGCAACCGCATCGACGCCATCCGGATCGCCCACGACGCCGGCTGGCTCTGA